One part of the Dermacentor silvarum isolate Dsil-2018 chromosome 6, BIME_Dsil_1.4, whole genome shotgun sequence genome encodes these proteins:
- the LOC119456126 gene encoding uncharacterized protein LOC119456126 isoform X3, protein MSQRDAQAGFLVRLRFQVGDMVSVIDMPPADESMWWRGKRGFEVGFFPSECVQVIGDKIPHNLKIPTKPVLRKHGKLIAFFRSFLLSRPSRRKLKQSGILRERVFGCDLGEHLTNTGRDVPLVLSSCAKFIEQFGIVDGIYRLSGVTSNIQKLRVTFDEDRVPDLNEEEIRQDIHCVASLLKMYFRELPNPLLTYQLYDKFVAAMQLQGNNQLLRIREVVKELPPPHYRTLETLVRHLAVVAAHGDRTGMTAKNVAIVWAPNLLRSKDLEVASVGALHVIGVQAVLTEYLICYVDLIFNDKMPTYPSSPESVESTPRRGSRPKSLAISTPTKLLSLEEARSRALSSNLPGNPQQKYIDVGGGPESLPAKYHTVIELPHGKRGSGKLKKSPLGWKSFFARGWHSGSTREKDKHGPGLRKASTGSLPHHQSLPIQDKALTEADLTHSASKQLRSVKSAESLISSGGHSGRNSDVLDSCNSSSDASRVQPFQWLPEGTPASSPSGPHKHVRSVSHDSYFERGGLDMSLEDVHAAFGLSSQYNGARVDRGANSQAAPPVGPHKSPRKQKLCPDTGDGASPKVQRLSDCSQAPTFHSSQEATVEGTCTKMDTAPSGHHASSHPQLPTFATASDEQTADKRQQSSRSLTPYTSRQPMAVHSPDDIEPYTSPSPQEYPQPPSHFRNVEVPPPHHSNEKMVLVEVHAVEEGGDSSREMIDGGLIFHRPFVEDVDETSGRCESTGGSTDFDESESNVGTSLSLAEDIATSLKMSCCQFDTDFLVGDTRAASLETSFLNRMSASLPYIEDTDTSASPLSSPCAGCELLPQDMSTTRSTPSPVDVQQSDVCDTNSSEHMSSSFVAASVVDESLETPVSVMPEDDGLRTFSDSELHGLCGGVDMVQRVEALNSSVVPAAEGGSVVAVDGQSSSSDEEEDNEEAMPYSYLDESPLLSDACVGMLHSQSQDQNLCLLSPQEPTAVEDEREVSGPAEMSDMAQEILGSAEECRMQVESCVIEPAPMLCDSGADTGQAVSGEMEHTLLDFSSDCGEGPKNICDQGSPDTGKNSLLNSSPEISLNSTCLPDHDVVAGSNLESATPSNLQNPVDTTDMSETNLCNQGTVVMDDLAGKLQQSEGVDSDHTKEVEPLDSVSKPVDLAAPNESKPLIDFSDDEVQLRSSPRQVRVVEAKRKSEMVRSNGTGVDTDRKRLSEPSLYSRSEKRGSVKELMSKFEPGDAHGTADLSPSKTCQPSLFTQLKVMRLQSLKNPSSPSANYDPWSDPILDQEDQEERLCCTEETSSVSTVPKINALHEGVGAAQTTQHSASEPQASNSTTEIVLDVAVTDGTARPSTLELRKVNVPIQAEEKRTDPVLPKPEATRSASVPAVESEVSRRRIEKIKEERRAQLREKLKSEGCRSQSDEAVTTKAEVKLRRTSEDVALWNMDVVPLRQVNRENERHQLSSVRSWPKQATPGDQRRRDSTKQIAVDVVDKKPPPGRTSPVKTSPVKSSPTKTSPLKSSPVKSQPTRSPAQQTETIVRKQDLSPPKRIRDRAAMFECRSQKEQARPAPPRLARADLSSF, encoded by the exons GTTGGCTTCTTCCCAAGTGAGTGCGTGCAAGTGATCGGCGACAAAATTCCTCACAACCTGAAGATTCCCACAAAGCCAG TGTTGCGGAAGCACGGCAAGCTGATTGCCTTCTTCCGGTCGTTCCTTCTGTCGCGGCCCTCGCGGAGGAAACTCAAGCAAAGTGGGATCTTGAGGGAGCGGGTCTTTGGCTGTGATCTTGGCGAGCACCTCACCAACACTGGTAGAGATG TGCCCTTGGTGCTCTCAAGTTGTGCCAAATTCATTGAACAGTTTGGGATCGTGGATGGCATTTATAGGTTGTCTGGTGTCACATCCAATATCCAGAAGCTAAG GGTAACCTTTGACGAAGACAGGGTGCCAGACCTGAATGAGGAGGAGATACGCCAGGACATACATTGCGTGGCCTCTCTGCTGAAGATGTACTTTCGAGAACTGCCCAACCCGCTACTTACGTACCAGCTTTATGACAAGTTTGTC GCGGCCATGCAACTTCAGGGCAACAACCAGTTGCTGCGCATCCGGGAGGTGGTGAAGGAGCTGCCGCCGCCCCACTATCGCACTCTCGAGACGCTGGTGCGCCACCTGGCAGTGGTGGCCGCTCATGGAGACCGCACTGGCATGACCGCCAAAAATGTCGCCATCGTCTGGGCACCCAACCTGCTCAG GTCCAAAGATCTGGAGGTGGCAAGCGTTGGTGCCCTGCACGTGATAGGTGTCCAGGCGGTGCTGACCGAGTACCTCATCTGCTACGTTGATCTCATCTTCAACGACAAGATGCCGACTTATCCAAGCAGCCCTGAATCCGTAGAGA gcactCCTCGAAGGGGCAGCAGGCCCAAGTCTCTGGCCATCTCTACCCCCACCAAGCTGCTTTCACTAGAAGAGGCCCGCTCACGGGCGTTGTCGTCAAACTTGCCTGGCAACCCACAGCAGAAGTACATCGATGTGGGTGGTGGACCCGAGAGTCTGCCAGCCAAGTACCACACAGTCATTGAGCTACCCCATGG AAAACGAGGTAGTGGCAAACTCAAGAAGTCCCCGCTGGGATGGAAGTCATTCTTCGCACGTGGCTGGCACTCGGGCAGCACCAGAGAGAAGGACAAGCATGGACCGGGCCTGCGCAAGGCCAGCACTGGATCGTTGCCTCACCACCAGAGCCTGCCAATACAG GACAAAGCACTTACAGAGGCAGACCTTACACACAGTGCATCCAAGCAGCTTAGGAGTGTCAAGAGTGCCGAGTCTCTCATCTCCAGTGGTGGGCACTCAGGCCGAAACTCCGATGTCCTGGACTCTTGCAATTCGTCTTCAG ATGCTTCAAGAGTTCAGCCATTCCAGTGGCTTCCTGAAGGCACACCTGCCTCCTCTCCAAGTGGTCCACACAAACACGTGCGCTCTGTCTCCCACGACTCTTACTTCGAACGGGGTGGCCTGGACATGTCTCTGGAGGATGTGCACGCCGCGTTTGGGCTCAGTTCTCAGTACAACGGTGCTCGAGTCGACCGGGGAGCAAACAGCCAAGCTGCTCCGCCGGTTGGCCCGCATAAGTCGCCTCGAAAGCAGAAGCTCTGTCCTGACACTGGCGATGGTGCCAGCCCCAAGGTGCAGCGGCTCAGTGATTGCTCACAGGCCCCCACATTCCACTCTAGTCAGGAAGCCACCGTGGAAGGCACATGTACCAAAATGGACACAGCTCCTTCTGGCCACCATGCTTCCTCTCATCCCCAGCTTCCGACGTTTGCGACAGCTTCCGACGAACAGACAGCTGACAAACGGCAGCAGTCGAGTCGCTCGCTGACCCCCTATACGAGCCGACAACCAATGGCTGTACACAGCCCCGACGATATTGAACCGTACACGTCTCCGTCGCCTCAAGAGTACCCGCAGCCACCAAGCCACTTCAGGAATGTGGAGGTACCCCCACCTCACCATAGCAATGAGAAGATGGTTCTTGTAGAAGTTCATGCCGTCGAGGAAGGTGGTGACTCCTCCCGTGAAATGATTGATGGTGGGCTCATCTTTCATCGCCCTTTTGTTGAAGATGTTGACGAGACGAGTGGTCGGTGTGAGAGCACGGGCGGTTCAACCGACTTCGACGAATCCGAAAGCAATGTTGGGACGAGTTTGTCCCTTGCCGAGGACATTGCAACTTCGCTTAAGATGAGCTGCTGCCAGTTTGACACAGACTTCCTGGTTGGCGACACGCGCGCTGCAAGCCTCGAAACAAGCTTTCTCAACCGTATGAGTGCCTCGCTTCCGTATATTGAGGACACTGACACATCGGCATCACCCTTGTCATCGCCTTGTGCTGGGTGCGAGTTGCTGCCCCAGGATATGTCAACCACAAGGTCAACACCATCACCCGTCGATGTGCAGCAGAGTGATGTTTGTGACACCAACAGCAGTGAACACATGAGCTCGTCCTTTGTGGCGGCTTCGGTTGTGGATGAGAGTCTCGAGACCCCTGTGTCTGTGATGCCAGAGGACGATGGCCTTCGGACGTTTTCGGACAGTGAACTGCATGGCCTGTGTGGAGGGGTTGACATGGTTCAGAGAGTGGAAGCGTTGAACAGCAGTGTTGTTCCTGCTGCTGAAGGTGGAAGTGTCGTGGCTGTTGATGGACAGAGTTCCTCTTCAGATGAGGAGGAGGATAATGAGGAAGCTATGCCATACTCTTACTTAGATGAGAGCCCATTGTTGAGTGATGCTTGTGTTGGCATGCTGCATTCTCAAAGCCAGGACCAGAACCTTTGCCTCCTCTCCCCTCAGGAGCCGACAGCTGTTGAGGATGAGAGAGAAGTTTCAGGTCCAGCTGAGATGAGTGATATGGCCCAAGAAATATTGGGCTCGGCTGAAGAATGCAGGATGCAGGTAGAATCTTGTGTAATCGAACCAGCGCCGATGTTGTGTGACAGTGGTGCAGACACAGGGCAGGCAGTTTCTGGGGAAATGGAACACACACTATTAGATTTTAGTAGCGACTGTGGGGAAGGACCAAAAAACATTTGTGATCAGGGTTCACCTGACACTGGGAAGAATTCTCTACTTAATTCTAGTCCTGAAATCTCACTTAATTCTACTTGCTTACCTGACCATGATGTTGTGGCAGGATCCAATTTGGAAAGTGCCACTCCCTCCAATTTGCAAAATCCTGTTGATACCACTGACATGAGCGAGACTAATTTATGTAATCAAGGAACTGTAGTCATGGATGACTTAGCTGGGAAACTTCAGCAAAGCGAAGGTGTTGATTCAGACCACACAAAGGAAGTAGAACCACTTGATAGTGTTAGCAAGCCAGTTGACTTAGCTGCGCCGAATGAGTCAAAACCACTGATTGACTTCAGTGATGATGAGGTGCAGCTCAGATCATCACCGCGACAAGTAAGAGTAGTTGAAGCAAAGCGAAAGTCTGAAATGGTGAGATCAAATGGCACCGGTGTAGATACTGACAGAAAGCGCTTATCTGAACCATCACTCTATTCCCGTTCAGAGAAACGAGGCTCTGTGAAGGAACTAATGTCGAAGTTTGAACCAGGTGATGCACATGGCACTGCAGACTTAAGTCCCTCAAAAACTTGCCAGCCTAGCCTGTTTACACAGCTCAAGGTTATGCGGCTACAGTCACTTAAAAACCCATCATCTCCTTCTGCAAATTATGATCCTTGGTCTGACCCCATTCTTGACCAAGAGGATCAAGAGGAGAGGCTGTGCTGCACTGAGGAAACTTCCAGTGTTAGCACTGTTCCCAAGATTAATGCACTTCATGAGGGAGTAGGAGCAGCGCAGACAACTCAACATTCGGCTTCAGAACCACAGGCCAGTAATTCCACTACGGAGATTGTTTTGGACGTTGCTGTAACAGATGGCACTGCGAGACCTTCCACACTTGAATTGCGGAAGGTCAATGTGCCGATCCAGGCTGAGGAAAAACGAACTGACCCGGTCCTGCCTAAGCCTGAAGCGACACGTAGTGCTTCAGTACCAGCTGTTGAGAGTGAGGTGAGTCGCAGGCGGATCGAAAAGATCAAAGAAGAGCGCCGTGCGCAGCTGAGGGAGAAGCTAAAGTCCGAGGGCTGCCGCTCTCAGTCAGATGAGGCGGTCACAACTAAAGCAGAAGTGAAGCTCAGGCGGACTTCGGAAGATGTCGCACTGTGGAACATGGACGTTGTCCCGCTTCGGCAAGTGAATCGTGAGAACGAGCGGCATCAGCTATCGAGTGTCAGGAGCTGGCCGAAGCAGGCAACTCCAGGGGACCAGAGAAGAAGAGACTCCACAAAGCAAATCGCCGTCGACGTTGTGGATAAAAAGCCGCCGCCTGGCAGAACTTCACCAGTGAAGACATCACCTGTTAAGAGTTCGCCTACGAAGACCTCGCCTCTTAAGTCATCACCCGTCAAGTCGCAACCTACGAGGTCACCGGCTCAGCAGACAGAGACCATTGTGCGAAAGCAGGATCTTTCCCCGCCAAAGCGTATCCGCGACAGGGCGGCCATGTTTGAGTGCCGCAGCCAAAAGGAGCAGGCACGTCCGGCACCACCGCGGCTCGCCCGGGCAGATCTTTCTTCGTTTTAA
- the LOC119456126 gene encoding uncharacterized protein LOC119456126 isoform X4, protein MVSVIDMPPADESMWWRGKRGFEVGFFPSECVQVIGDKIPHNLKIPTKPVLRKHGKLIAFFRSFLLSRPSRRKLKQSGILRERVFGCDLGEHLTNTGRDVPLVLSSCAKFIEQFGIVDGIYRLSGVTSNIQKLRVTFDEDRVPDLNEEEIRQDIHCVASLLKMYFRELPNPLLTYQLYDKFVAAMQLQGNNQLLRIREVVKELPPPHYRTLETLVRHLAVVAAHGDRTGMTAKNVAIVWAPNLLRSKDLEVASVGALHVIGVQAVLTEYLICYVDLIFNDKMPTYPSSPESVESTPRRGSRPKSLAISTPTKLLSLEEARSRALSSNLPGNPQQKYIDVGGGPESLPAKYHTVIELPHGKRGSGKLKKSPLGWKSFFARGWHSGSTREKDKHGPGLRKASTGSLPHHQSLPIQDKALTEADLTHSASKQLRSVKSAESLISSGGHSGRNSDVLDSCNSSSDASRVQPFQWLPEGTPASSPSGPHKHVRSVSHDSYFERGGLDMSLEDVHAAFGLSSQYNGARVDRGANSQAAPPVGPHKSPRKQKLCPDTGDGASPKVQRLSDCSQAPTFHSSQEATVEGTCTKMDTAPSGHHASSHPQLPTFATASDEQTADKRQQSSRSLTPYTSRQPMAVHSPDDIEPYTSPSPQEYPQPPSHFRNVEVPPPHHSNEKMVLVEVHAVEEGGDSSREMIDGGLIFHRPFVEDVDETSGRCESTGGSTDFDESESNVGTSLSLAEDIATSLKMSCCQFDTDFLVGDTRAASLETSFLNRMSASLPYIEDTDTSASPLSSPCAGCELLPQDMSTTRSTPSPVDVQQSDVCDTNSSEHMSSSFVAASVVDESLETPVSVMPEDDGLRTFSDSELHGLCGGVDMVQRVEALNSSVVPAAEGGSVVAVDGQSSSSDEEEDNEEAMPYSYLDESPLLSDACVGMLHSQSQDQNLCLLSPQEPTAVEDEREVSGPAEMSDMAQEILGSAEECRMQVESCVIEPAPMLCDSGADTGQAVSGEMEHTLLDFSSDCGEGPKNICDQGSPDTGKNSLLNSSPEISLNSTCLPDHDVVAGSNLESATPSNLQNPVDTTDMSETNLCNQGTVVMDDLAGKLQQSEGVDSDHTKEVEPLDSVSKPVDLAAPNESKPLIDFSDDEVQLRSSPRQVRVVEAKRKSEMVRSNGTGVDTDRKRLSEPSLYSRSEKRGSVKELMSKFEPGDAHGTADLSPSKTCQPSLFTQLKVMRLQSLKNPSSPSANYDPWSDPILDQEDQEERLCCTEETSSVSTVPKINALHEGVGAAQTTQHSASEPQASNSTTEIVLDVAVTDGTARPSTLELRKVNVPIQAEEKRTDPVLPKPEATRSASVPAVESEVSRRRIEKIKEERRAQLREKLKSEGCRSQSDEAVTTKAEVKLRRTSEDVALWNMDVVPLRQVNRENERHQLSSVRSWPKQATPGDQRRRDSTKQIAVDVVDKKPPPGRTSPVKTSPVKSSPTKTSPLKSSPVKSQPTRSPAQQTETIVRKQDLSPPKRIRDRAAMFECRSQKEQARPAPPRLARADLSSF, encoded by the exons GTTGGCTTCTTCCCAAGTGAGTGCGTGCAAGTGATCGGCGACAAAATTCCTCACAACCTGAAGATTCCCACAAAGCCAG TGTTGCGGAAGCACGGCAAGCTGATTGCCTTCTTCCGGTCGTTCCTTCTGTCGCGGCCCTCGCGGAGGAAACTCAAGCAAAGTGGGATCTTGAGGGAGCGGGTCTTTGGCTGTGATCTTGGCGAGCACCTCACCAACACTGGTAGAGATG TGCCCTTGGTGCTCTCAAGTTGTGCCAAATTCATTGAACAGTTTGGGATCGTGGATGGCATTTATAGGTTGTCTGGTGTCACATCCAATATCCAGAAGCTAAG GGTAACCTTTGACGAAGACAGGGTGCCAGACCTGAATGAGGAGGAGATACGCCAGGACATACATTGCGTGGCCTCTCTGCTGAAGATGTACTTTCGAGAACTGCCCAACCCGCTACTTACGTACCAGCTTTATGACAAGTTTGTC GCGGCCATGCAACTTCAGGGCAACAACCAGTTGCTGCGCATCCGGGAGGTGGTGAAGGAGCTGCCGCCGCCCCACTATCGCACTCTCGAGACGCTGGTGCGCCACCTGGCAGTGGTGGCCGCTCATGGAGACCGCACTGGCATGACCGCCAAAAATGTCGCCATCGTCTGGGCACCCAACCTGCTCAG GTCCAAAGATCTGGAGGTGGCAAGCGTTGGTGCCCTGCACGTGATAGGTGTCCAGGCGGTGCTGACCGAGTACCTCATCTGCTACGTTGATCTCATCTTCAACGACAAGATGCCGACTTATCCAAGCAGCCCTGAATCCGTAGAGA gcactCCTCGAAGGGGCAGCAGGCCCAAGTCTCTGGCCATCTCTACCCCCACCAAGCTGCTTTCACTAGAAGAGGCCCGCTCACGGGCGTTGTCGTCAAACTTGCCTGGCAACCCACAGCAGAAGTACATCGATGTGGGTGGTGGACCCGAGAGTCTGCCAGCCAAGTACCACACAGTCATTGAGCTACCCCATGG AAAACGAGGTAGTGGCAAACTCAAGAAGTCCCCGCTGGGATGGAAGTCATTCTTCGCACGTGGCTGGCACTCGGGCAGCACCAGAGAGAAGGACAAGCATGGACCGGGCCTGCGCAAGGCCAGCACTGGATCGTTGCCTCACCACCAGAGCCTGCCAATACAG GACAAAGCACTTACAGAGGCAGACCTTACACACAGTGCATCCAAGCAGCTTAGGAGTGTCAAGAGTGCCGAGTCTCTCATCTCCAGTGGTGGGCACTCAGGCCGAAACTCCGATGTCCTGGACTCTTGCAATTCGTCTTCAG ATGCTTCAAGAGTTCAGCCATTCCAGTGGCTTCCTGAAGGCACACCTGCCTCCTCTCCAAGTGGTCCACACAAACACGTGCGCTCTGTCTCCCACGACTCTTACTTCGAACGGGGTGGCCTGGACATGTCTCTGGAGGATGTGCACGCCGCGTTTGGGCTCAGTTCTCAGTACAACGGTGCTCGAGTCGACCGGGGAGCAAACAGCCAAGCTGCTCCGCCGGTTGGCCCGCATAAGTCGCCTCGAAAGCAGAAGCTCTGTCCTGACACTGGCGATGGTGCCAGCCCCAAGGTGCAGCGGCTCAGTGATTGCTCACAGGCCCCCACATTCCACTCTAGTCAGGAAGCCACCGTGGAAGGCACATGTACCAAAATGGACACAGCTCCTTCTGGCCACCATGCTTCCTCTCATCCCCAGCTTCCGACGTTTGCGACAGCTTCCGACGAACAGACAGCTGACAAACGGCAGCAGTCGAGTCGCTCGCTGACCCCCTATACGAGCCGACAACCAATGGCTGTACACAGCCCCGACGATATTGAACCGTACACGTCTCCGTCGCCTCAAGAGTACCCGCAGCCACCAAGCCACTTCAGGAATGTGGAGGTACCCCCACCTCACCATAGCAATGAGAAGATGGTTCTTGTAGAAGTTCATGCCGTCGAGGAAGGTGGTGACTCCTCCCGTGAAATGATTGATGGTGGGCTCATCTTTCATCGCCCTTTTGTTGAAGATGTTGACGAGACGAGTGGTCGGTGTGAGAGCACGGGCGGTTCAACCGACTTCGACGAATCCGAAAGCAATGTTGGGACGAGTTTGTCCCTTGCCGAGGACATTGCAACTTCGCTTAAGATGAGCTGCTGCCAGTTTGACACAGACTTCCTGGTTGGCGACACGCGCGCTGCAAGCCTCGAAACAAGCTTTCTCAACCGTATGAGTGCCTCGCTTCCGTATATTGAGGACACTGACACATCGGCATCACCCTTGTCATCGCCTTGTGCTGGGTGCGAGTTGCTGCCCCAGGATATGTCAACCACAAGGTCAACACCATCACCCGTCGATGTGCAGCAGAGTGATGTTTGTGACACCAACAGCAGTGAACACATGAGCTCGTCCTTTGTGGCGGCTTCGGTTGTGGATGAGAGTCTCGAGACCCCTGTGTCTGTGATGCCAGAGGACGATGGCCTTCGGACGTTTTCGGACAGTGAACTGCATGGCCTGTGTGGAGGGGTTGACATGGTTCAGAGAGTGGAAGCGTTGAACAGCAGTGTTGTTCCTGCTGCTGAAGGTGGAAGTGTCGTGGCTGTTGATGGACAGAGTTCCTCTTCAGATGAGGAGGAGGATAATGAGGAAGCTATGCCATACTCTTACTTAGATGAGAGCCCATTGTTGAGTGATGCTTGTGTTGGCATGCTGCATTCTCAAAGCCAGGACCAGAACCTTTGCCTCCTCTCCCCTCAGGAGCCGACAGCTGTTGAGGATGAGAGAGAAGTTTCAGGTCCAGCTGAGATGAGTGATATGGCCCAAGAAATATTGGGCTCGGCTGAAGAATGCAGGATGCAGGTAGAATCTTGTGTAATCGAACCAGCGCCGATGTTGTGTGACAGTGGTGCAGACACAGGGCAGGCAGTTTCTGGGGAAATGGAACACACACTATTAGATTTTAGTAGCGACTGTGGGGAAGGACCAAAAAACATTTGTGATCAGGGTTCACCTGACACTGGGAAGAATTCTCTACTTAATTCTAGTCCTGAAATCTCACTTAATTCTACTTGCTTACCTGACCATGATGTTGTGGCAGGATCCAATTTGGAAAGTGCCACTCCCTCCAATTTGCAAAATCCTGTTGATACCACTGACATGAGCGAGACTAATTTATGTAATCAAGGAACTGTAGTCATGGATGACTTAGCTGGGAAACTTCAGCAAAGCGAAGGTGTTGATTCAGACCACACAAAGGAAGTAGAACCACTTGATAGTGTTAGCAAGCCAGTTGACTTAGCTGCGCCGAATGAGTCAAAACCACTGATTGACTTCAGTGATGATGAGGTGCAGCTCAGATCATCACCGCGACAAGTAAGAGTAGTTGAAGCAAAGCGAAAGTCTGAAATGGTGAGATCAAATGGCACCGGTGTAGATACTGACAGAAAGCGCTTATCTGAACCATCACTCTATTCCCGTTCAGAGAAACGAGGCTCTGTGAAGGAACTAATGTCGAAGTTTGAACCAGGTGATGCACATGGCACTGCAGACTTAAGTCCCTCAAAAACTTGCCAGCCTAGCCTGTTTACACAGCTCAAGGTTATGCGGCTACAGTCACTTAAAAACCCATCATCTCCTTCTGCAAATTATGATCCTTGGTCTGACCCCATTCTTGACCAAGAGGATCAAGAGGAGAGGCTGTGCTGCACTGAGGAAACTTCCAGTGTTAGCACTGTTCCCAAGATTAATGCACTTCATGAGGGAGTAGGAGCAGCGCAGACAACTCAACATTCGGCTTCAGAACCACAGGCCAGTAATTCCACTACGGAGATTGTTTTGGACGTTGCTGTAACAGATGGCACTGCGAGACCTTCCACACTTGAATTGCGGAAGGTCAATGTGCCGATCCAGGCTGAGGAAAAACGAACTGACCCGGTCCTGCCTAAGCCTGAAGCGACACGTAGTGCTTCAGTACCAGCTGTTGAGAGTGAGGTGAGTCGCAGGCGGATCGAAAAGATCAAAGAAGAGCGCCGTGCGCAGCTGAGGGAGAAGCTAAAGTCCGAGGGCTGCCGCTCTCAGTCAGATGAGGCGGTCACAACTAAAGCAGAAGTGAAGCTCAGGCGGACTTCGGAAGATGTCGCACTGTGGAACATGGACGTTGTCCCGCTTCGGCAAGTGAATCGTGAGAACGAGCGGCATCAGCTATCGAGTGTCAGGAGCTGGCCGAAGCAGGCAACTCCAGGGGACCAGAGAAGAAGAGACTCCACAAAGCAAATCGCCGTCGACGTTGTGGATAAAAAGCCGCCGCCTGGCAGAACTTCACCAGTGAAGACATCACCTGTTAAGAGTTCGCCTACGAAGACCTCGCCTCTTAAGTCATCACCCGTCAAGTCGCAACCTACGAGGTCACCGGCTCAGCAGACAGAGACCATTGTGCGAAAGCAGGATCTTTCCCCGCCAAAGCGTATCCGCGACAGGGCGGCCATGTTTGAGTGCCGCAGCCAAAAGGAGCAGGCACGTCCGGCACCACCGCGGCTCGCCCGGGCAGATCTTTCTTCGTTTTAA